One Helicobacter pylori NCTC 11637 = CCUG 17874 = ATCC 43504 = JCM 12093 genomic window, TTCGCTTTTGACATCGTGCTTTTATCTTATTACATCGCTTTAATCAATATCACCCAAGCCGCACAAAATAGGGACAGCTCGTTAAAAAATTTCAAAAACATCGCGCTCACGGACAGCTTGGATTATTTAGAAGAAAAAACCAATAAGGGGGCGCTCCCTTTATATGAGGATTTGAAAGAAAACAAAGGCATCAAAGACACTCTAGCCAACCAAAATATCCGAGTCATCATCGGCAACCCGCCTTATTCAGCCGGTGCAAAGAGTGAGAACGATAACAACCAAAACCTTTCACACCCTAAGCTTGAAAAATTAGTTTATGAAAAATACGGCAAAAATTCCACATCTAAAAATGTGGGGAAAACCACACGAGACACGCTCATTCAAAGCATCCGCATGGCGAGCGATGTTATTAAGGATAAGGGGGTGATAGGCTTTGTGGTGAACGGGGGTTTTATTGACTCTAAAAGCGCAGACGGGTTTAGAAAATGCGTGGCCAAAGAATTTTCACATCTTTATGTGCTGAATTTGAGGGGGAATCAGCGCACTTCAGGGGAGGAGCGAAAAAAACAAGGAGATGGAATCTTTGATAGCGGATCGAGGGCGACGATAGCGATCGTCTTTTTTGTGAAAGACAAGAGTGTTCCCAATAATACGATTTTTTACTATGAAGTGGAAGATTACTTGAAAAGAGAAGCCAAACTCAACTTGCTCGCGGGTTTTGAAAATTTGGATTTGGTGCCTTTTAAGGAAATCACCCCGAATCATAAAGGCGATTGGATCAACCAAAGGAATGACGCTTTTGAAAAACTCATCCCTTTAAAAAGAGACCCAAAGCTCAAAATATTTGATACTATTTTTGATCTCAATTCTGGCGGAGTGGTGAGCGGGCGTGATCCTTGGGTGTATAATTTTTCTCCAAACATTTTAACCCAATCGGTGCAAAAATGCATTGACACTTATAACGCTGATTTGAAGCGCTTCAATGCGCGTTTCAAGGAAGCTTTCAAACAACGCGCTAAAGATAAAGGTATCAAACCAGCCGATCGTTACAAACACCTAAACGATAGAGAAATCACCACCGATAAAACGAAAATCGCTTGGACTCGTAGTTTGAAACAAGGATTTATTAAAAATAAAAACCTGCCAGAAAGTGGCATGGAGCGTGCAAGGTTAGCCCTTTATCGCCCTTTTAACAAACAATGGCTTTATTTTGATAAAAATTTAAATGAAGAACAATACCAATTTTCAAAAATTTTCCCAGATAAAGACGCTCAGAATGTGGTGATCAATACCACAATAAGAAATTTTAGTGCCTTGATAGGGGACGCTATCACCGATAGCCATTTCACAGGCGACACCCAAGCTTACCCCTTGTATTATTACGATGATTTGGGGAATCGCCATTACGCCATCAGCGGCTATGCGCTCAATTTGTTCAGGAGGCATTATGGAGATAATTCTATTGCTGAAGAAGAGATTTTTTATTACATTTATGCGATTTTCCACCATAAGGGCTATTTGGAAAAATACAAAAATTCCCTCGCCAAAGAAGCGCCGCGCATCGCTTTGAGCCAAGATTTTAAAGAACTCTCTGCTCTAGGCAAAGAATTAGGAGAGTTGCATTTGAACTATGAGAGCGGGGAAATGCATGGTAGCGTTAATATACCACACTGATGAACGCCGAAATAGAGGGTTATTATGATGTGGAAAAAATGACCAAAAAAGGGGATCGCATCATCTATAACCAAAATATCGCTATCATTAAAATCCCTAAAAAAGCCTTTGAGTATGTGGTGAATGGTAAAAGCGCGATTGATTGGGTGATCGAACGCTACCAAAAGACTATGGATAAAGACAGCCTGATTGAAAACAACCCGAACGATTACGCCGGCGGCAAATACGTTTTTGAACTCCTTTGTAGGGTCATCAAACTCTCTGAAAAAAGCGTGGATTTGATAGAAAAGATCAGCATGAAGAGGTTTGAGTGAGCGAAAATAGTATCATAGAAATTAAAGAGCGAGAGATCTTAAAAGAAAAGATTATTGAGCTTCTAAAAAAGAGCAAGGATCAAAATAAGCCTGTCGCTATTGCCATTAATGGGGAGTGGGGGATAGGAAAAACCTATTTATGGAAAAATGAATTAGCTCCACTCATTAGAGAAGAACTTAAAAAAAATCCCATTTACACCTCTGTTTTTGGAAAAAAAGATGAGCAAGCGATCATTGAAGATCTAGTCGCTCAATTTTTAAGCGCTGAAAAACAAAAAACTGATTCAATAAGAAACATCATTAATGGGATACTTTCATTTCTTAGTGTGCATTTTGGGGTAAAAATAAATGTTAATATTGATTTTTTATTTAAAACGCTTAAAAAAGAGCATATGGAAAATACCATTGTGTGCATTGATGAGTTTGAAAGACTATCTGATAAGATCCCAGTGCAAGATATTTTGGGGTTGATTTCTGAACTCAAGGAACATAAGGGGTGTTGTGTTTATTGCGATTTACAATGATCTTAAGCTCTTTACTGATGAGACACAGAATGAACAAAAAAGAAAAATATTTGATGCTTATTGTGAAAAAGTTTTTGACAGAATTTTTAACTTTTCTCCTTATGCAAAAGAAAACAAATTGAAGTAATGGGCGATCATCCAATTAAGACTGATTTTGAAGCTTATCCGTATATGAAAGATATTTTCAATATTGATGATAACACAACCAATCTTAGAACATTTCAAAAATTAAATAATATATATGATGAATTGCAACTAAAAGAATATCCAAATGATGACTTTAAAAAAATATACCAATATTTACTATATCTAATATTATATGCATATTATTTTGATTTATATGACAAATATTTTATTCCACCTAAAGATCCAAGACCAATAACAAATCTCTTTTCTCCAAACTCTACAATCTTTAAAGAAGTGATGGAGCAACAAGCACCAATAATAAAAAATGGTATAGAGAGTATAAAAACAAACGCTTCTTATAATCCAAAAGAACTCCAAAATTGCCTTAAAAACATGATAAATAAAATCATTCAAGATACAAAATACCACAATGATTTTTTAAAAAAGTGTCAAACAAGCAAAGACTTTGAAGAGGCATCAATTGAGTTTTTTCTTGAAAATAAAGACAATCTCAAAGCTTTCCCTTATATTTTTGGTTTTAGAATTCTTAATTATAACTCTAATTTTTCATTAAGGGCAGTTATGGAAAACCATAGAGATGAATGTTTGGAATTAATAGAAAAATGGTATAAAAGCGCATCCCAATACCGCAATGAAAATCAGCAAGATTTGGGGGAATATTTTTGGATCAATGATTACACTTTTAGCTTGCCACTCAAAGAAACACTTAAATTATTAAACATCAATCTTTCAAAAGATTTTCTTTTGTATTCATACAACCACCCACTTTAATTGATTTTCTCAAATTAAAAAACGCATTTTCCAACTATCCTAAACGGATTTATCCCAAAATCCCCCCAAAAACAGAAAAATCGCAGAGCCAAACCGCTAAAACCCCCTAGAAAATTTAAAATTTTAAGTTTTAGGGGTGTTTTTCTTAAGAATTTAGGTTTTTTATAGATTATTATGTTATTATTATACGAAATGTAGACTTTTAGAAGGAAAAATGTTGTATGAAAAAGTTTGTAGTGTTTAAAACGCTCTGTTTATCGGTAGTGTTAGGTAATAGTCTTGTGGCAGCAGAAGGCAGCACAGAAGTGCAAAAGCAATTGGAAAAGCCAAAAGAGTATAAAGCAGTGAAAGGCGAGAAAAACGCTTGGTATTTGGGGATTAGCTATCAGGTCGGTCAGGCTTCGCAAAGCGTTAAAAACCCTCCCAAAAGCAGTGAATTTAACTACCCTAAGTTCCCTGTGGGTAAAACCGACTATCTGGCCGTTATGCAAGGCTTAGGGCTTACTGTGGGTTATAAGCAGTTTTTCGGGGAAAAGAGATGGTTTGGTGCGCGTTATTATGGCTTTATGGATTATGGGCATGCCGTGTTTGGAGCGAACGCTTTGACATCAGATAATGGTGGGGTGTGCGAGCTTCACCAACCATGCGCGACCAAAGTAGGGACAATGGGCAATCTGTCTGACATGTTCACTTATGGTGTGGGTATTGACACTTTATACAATGTCATCAATAAAGAAGATGCGAGTTTTGGTTTCTTTTTTGGGGCTCAAATCGCGGGTAACTCTTGGGGTAATACGACAGGGGCCTTTTTGGAAACTAAAAGCCCTTATAAGCACACTTCCTATAGCCTTGATCCGGCGATTTTCCAGTTCCTTTTTAATTTAGGGATCCGCACCCATATTGGCCGGCATCAAGAATTCGACTTTGGCGTGAAGATTCCTACTATCAATGTTTATTATTTTAACCATGGGAATTTGAGCTTCACTTACCGCCGTCAATACAGCCTTTATGTAGGGTATCGTTACAATTTCTGATTTAAAACGCTTGTTTTTCTCTAATTGGATTTTCAATTAGAGTTTTCTCGCATAGACCACCGCTTTCTTTTGAAACATTTTTGAAAGTTTTTTGAAAATTAGAATTAAAATCTTTTTGATCATGTTATGATAGTTCAAAAATTTAACAAGGATTAAGCATGTTATATTCCTCTAAAATCCAATCCCTTTCAGAATCCACAACGATCGCTATCAGCACGCTCGCTAAAGAATTGAAATCGCAAGGAAAAGATATTTTAAGTTTTTCAGCGGGTGAGCCTGATTTTGACACCCCACAAGCGATTAAAGATGCGGCTATAAAAGCCCTAAATGACGGCTTTACAAAATACACTCCAGTGGCTGGGATTCCTGAATTACTCAAAGCAATCGCTTTTAAATTGAAAAAAGAAAACAACTTGGATTATGAGCTGAGTGAAATTTTAGTGAGTAATGGTGCTAAGCAAAGCTTGTTCAATGCGATTCAAGCCTTAATAGAAGAGGGCGATGAGGTGATTATCCCTGTGCCTTTTTGGGTAACTTACCCTGAGCTTGTGAAATACAGCGGAGGGGTGAGTCAATTCATTCAAACCGATGAAAAAAGCCATTTTAAAATCACCCCCAAGCAGCTTAAAGACGCCTTAAGCCCCAAAACAAAAATGCTCATTCTCACCACTCCATCAAACCCTACCGGCATGCTTTATAGTAAGGCGGAATTAGAGGCTTTGGGCGAAGTTTTGAAAGAGACAAAAGTTTGGGTGCTTAGCGATGAAATTTATGAAAAGCTTGTCTATAAAGGGGAGTTTGTTTCTTGCGCGGCGGTGAGTGAAGAGATGAAAAAACGCACCATTACCATTAATGGCTTGAGCAAGTCAGTGGCGATGACAGGCTGGCGTATGGGCTATGCGGCGAGCAAGGATAAAAAGTTAGTCAAATTGATGAACAACTTGCAAAGCCAATGCACTTCCAATATCAATTCTATCACGCAAATGGCTTCTATTGTGGCACTTGAGGGGTTGGTGGATAAGGAAATTGAAACGATGCGTCAGGCTTTTGAAAAACGCTGTGATTTAGCCCACGCAGAAATCAATGCGATTGGAGGGTTGAATGCTTTAAAACCTGATGGGGCGTTTTATCTTTTTATCAACATTGGTAGCCTTTGTGGGGGGGATTCGATGCGATTTTGCCATGAGTTGTTAGAAAAAGAAGGCGTGGCGTTAGTACCTGGAAAGGCTTTTGGATTGGAAGGCTATGTCCGTTTGTCTTTTGCATGCTCAGAAGAGCAGATTGAAAAGGGGATTGAACGCATCGCTCGCTTTGTCAAATCAAAGGGATAAAAAGAATTTTTATTTAAAAGGGGGATTTTAATCTTGTTTGGAATTTGATATTGTGGTTAGTGGCATAGCGTGGTATAATGGTTGGATTTAAAAGTTTGAAAATTGTAGTTTTCATAACTAAAATAGATTTTAAGGAATAATTATGGCAATAAGATTTGGGGTTATCTTTATCGATAATAATATCGATAATTTTTTTAATGATAGAAGAAAAACTAAACAACAATTAATAAGATCGATTTTAGAGCGTAAGAGCGGGCTTGATTTTATAAGGTTTATTGAAGCTACTGCTTCTTATACTAATTTAGAGCGTAAAAGAAAGCTTAGTTTTGAAGAGTGTGCTGTTTTTTACACTGATGCTGATTTTGTTAGAATAGAAAGAGAAATAACAAGTTTTTTAGTATTTCAAAACGATCGAAGTGTAACGCTTAACAATGATCCAAGTGCAACATTCAATTTAAAAAACTATTTGTTAGTATTGGCGAAAAAGTTTTATTGTAGTGTTTGTTATTGCGAAAACATAAACACACAAAAAATTGAATGGATTAGCACTAACCATTCGGATTTTGGAGAAATACTGCAGGAATTCTCGGACATTACATCCTTATCCCCTAATGAATTACCACAATTTCTTGCAGACTTAAAGGATAAAATAATTGAATTTAATTTTCATAAGAAAATTATAAATAATAACTTACCTTTTGGGATTATTTTTATCGTTAGCGACCCTGAAAACCTTATTGATATTAATGATAAAAACAAAAAGTTAGAATCATGTTTTCATTATTATGAAAATAGTCATCTTCTTTGCTTCCCAATTATAACTGAGAGTTATTTAATTTTAGATAATCTAAAAAGCTATTTCATATTTCAAAATGAGAACGAAAAACCATTCAATTTAAAACAACACTTGTTGGAACTCAAAAAGGAATTAGGGTTTGAGCCATCGGGTATTTTCTATTGCGAAAATGCAAGTACACACAAAATTGAATTGGTTAGTAATGAGCCTAAGGATTTCAAAGGGGTATTGCTTGAATTTTTACAAATTACATCTTTATCCCCTAATGAATTGCCACAATTTCTTGCAAACTTTAAGTTTTCAAAAAGTTCCAATGGAATAGATAAGGCTGAATTTTCTCTATCAAGTCTCTCTTTAGAAAATATGACCCCTATTGACAACTTATTATCTACCCTTAAATGCAGGATTAAAAATACCCTTAAGCGTTATTCATGGCATGGTTATTCTAAAATTCCACAAGAAAAAAGGATAACTCAAATAAAAAAACAAGTGTCTGAAGAATGTAAAGTAGACCCTTTTTTTCATAGTTGGAGAGTAAGCTCTGAACAAAACCGCAAAGTCAATAAAATTGCTGATGATTTGAAAAGTGGTAAGATAGTTGGTGAAAAGATTATTGATAATGTATTTGATATTAATGCTAGCTATTGTTTTATCACTCCTGAAGATTTAAAGAATTTAAAGGAACGATTGTTTATACAGCAAGATATTGATATTACCCATGTTATCAATCAAAAAAAGGGAGAAGCGTTCGATCATATCTTAATAAACGACATTAAGTATAATTTGTTTGATAACACATTCCATTTTATCTTTGATGTGGATAACTCTTCTCAATTAACTATTAAAGTGCCTAGAAAAGATTTAGAAAATTATGAGTTACCTAACACTAAAAAAGATATATTTAATAAATTAATTAATATAAGAACAATTGATGAAAATTTAATTTTAAAAAATAATAAAGAAATTACCAACGATTTAAATCCTTTACTTGGGCAACTAAAAACTCAAGAATTTCCATTATCAGACGCTATTACAAAAGCCATCAATCAAAAAGAGAAAGGAATAGCACTTGATTATGCCTTAATAAATGATATTAAGTATAATTTGCTTGATAACACATTCCATTTTATCTTTGATGTTGGCAACTCTTTATTAAAAGAGTCAAGTCAGTTAATTATTGAAGTGCCTAGAGAAGCGTTGGATCTAGAGAATGTTGATCGGCTTATTGAAAATACGCTATCGCCCTATGAAACTCATAGCGTTTATAGCGAAAGTTCTTTAGTATATCATCTTAATCAAGGTTCTTATATCATTGATCTGCACTTAATAGATGACTAAACCCTAAATGAAACACCCCCTAGAAGAATTAAAAGACCCTATAGAAAATCTTTTGCTATGGATTGGGCGCTTTTTACGCTACAAATGCACGAGCCTGTCTAATTCCCAAGTGAAAGATCAAAACAAGGTTTTTGAATGCTTGAACGAACTAAATCATGCGTGCAGCTCAAGCCACTTGGAAAAAATCTGTAAAAAAGTGCGTAACGCCGGATTACTAGGTATCAACACCTACGCACTGCCCCTACTCAAATTTTACGAATACGCTCAAAAGCTTTCTTTAAAATCGCTCAAAAGCATAGACGAAGTCATGTTGGCTGAATTTTTGAGTATTTATACCGGAGGTTTGAGTTTAGCCACCAAGAAAAATTACCGGATCGCTCTATTAGGGCTTTTTAGCTATATAGACAAGCAAAATCAAGATGAAAATGAAAAATCTTATATTTATAATATCACGCTTAAAA contains:
- a CDS encoding outer membrane protein encodes the protein MKKFVVFKTLCLSVVLGNSLVAAEGSTEVQKQLEKPKEYKAVKGEKNAWYLGISYQVGQASQSVKNPPKSSEFNYPKFPVGKTDYLAVMQGLGLTVGYKQFFGEKRWFGARYYGFMDYGHAVFGANALTSDNGGVCELHQPCATKVGTMGNLSDMFTYGVGIDTLYNVINKEDASFGFFFGAQIAGNSWGNTTGAFLETKSPYKHTSYSLDPAIFQFLFNLGIRTHIGRHQEFDFGVKIPTINVYYFNHGNLSFTYRRQYSLYVGYRYNF
- a CDS encoding P-loop NTPase fold protein, with the protein product MSENSIIEIKEREILKEKIIELLKKSKDQNKPVAIAINGEWGIGKTYLWKNELAPLIREELKKNPIYTSVFGKKDEQAIIEDLVAQFLSAEKQKTDSIRNIINGILSFLSVHFGVKINVNIDFLFKTLKKEHMENTIVCIDEFERLSDKIPVQDILGLISELKEHKGCCVYCDLQ
- a CDS encoding pyridoxal phosphate-dependent aminotransferase → MLYSSKIQSLSESTTIAISTLAKELKSQGKDILSFSAGEPDFDTPQAIKDAAIKALNDGFTKYTPVAGIPELLKAIAFKLKKENNLDYELSEILVSNGAKQSLFNAIQALIEEGDEVIIPVPFWVTYPELVKYSGGVSQFIQTDEKSHFKITPKQLKDALSPKTKMLILTTPSNPTGMLYSKAELEALGEVLKETKVWVLSDEIYEKLVYKGEFVSCAAVSEEMKKRTITINGLSKSVAMTGWRMGYAASKDKKLVKLMNNLQSQCTSNINSITQMASIVALEGLVDKEIETMRQAFEKRCDLAHAEINAIGGLNALKPDGAFYLFINIGSLCGGDSMRFCHELLEKEGVALVPGKAFGLEGYVRLSFACSEEQIEKGIERIARFVKSKG